In one window of Opitutus sp. GAS368 DNA:
- a CDS encoding four helix bundle protein — protein sequence MEKKPVDLEERTALFAENVRKFVRQLPRTIANIEDVKQLVRASGSVAANCIEVNEALGNKDRVMRFRISRKEAKECQLWLRLVNVGDNPEIDTARKILRQEAHELKLIFTSIIKKLE from the coding sequence ATGGAAAAAAAGCCCGTTGATCTTGAGGAGAGGACGGCACTTTTTGCGGAAAATGTCCGAAAGTTTGTCCGCCAGCTGCCACGCACGATAGCGAACATCGAGGACGTCAAGCAGCTGGTGCGCGCCTCTGGTTCGGTGGCGGCCAACTGCATCGAGGTCAATGAAGCCCTCGGCAACAAGGACCGCGTCATGCGATTTCGTATTAGCCGCAAGGAGGCAAAGGAATGCCAACTGTGGCTGCGTCTGGTGAATGTGGGTGACAACCCGGAGATCGACACCGCGCGAAAGATTCTCCGCCAGGAAGCGCATGAGCTAAAGTTGATTTTTACCAGCATCATCAAGAAATTGGAATGA
- a CDS encoding amidohydrolase family protein: protein MRLLLPSFFLAVGLATALSAAPQSGAVETKVLPLLVVKAAHLVDPATGRVLANQAVVIEGDRVKAVVAVADLAKIIPAGTSARVIDLGGATILPGLIDCHTHVTSQPENFYEDIFRKSPIDEAVTAHIYARRTLEAGFTTIRNVGAGNYIDFALRNAINAGKIPGPRMLASGPALSATGGHGDLNGMSPYVHFQGDIDGVADGVDAIRKKVRENIKYGADLIKILATAGVLSEEESVGAPQYSLEEMKAAVDEAAMWGRKVAAHAHGTLGIKMAIRAGVASIEHASFIDDEGIALAKEHGTYLVPDIYNDDYILAEYGRLGYPDRILAKERLVGRTQRENFTKAVKAGCKIAYGTDAGVYPHGWNGKQFFHMVKWGMTPMQAIQSATVNAADLLGWQNKVGQLAPGFYADLIAVSGDPLADVTVLEQVGFVMKGGQIVKNNLTGEPADRME from the coding sequence ATGCGTCTCCTCCTCCCGTCATTCTTCCTGGCCGTGGGTCTTGCCACCGCCCTGTCCGCGGCCCCGCAGTCCGGCGCCGTCGAAACCAAGGTCCTGCCGCTCCTCGTCGTGAAGGCCGCGCACCTCGTCGACCCCGCCACCGGCCGGGTTCTCGCCAATCAGGCCGTCGTCATCGAGGGCGACCGCGTCAAGGCGGTCGTCGCGGTGGCCGATCTCGCGAAGATAATCCCCGCCGGCACCAGCGCCCGCGTCATCGACCTCGGCGGCGCCACCATCCTGCCCGGCCTGATCGACTGCCACACCCACGTCACCAGCCAGCCGGAGAATTTCTACGAGGACATCTTCCGCAAGAGCCCGATCGACGAGGCGGTCACCGCCCACATCTACGCGCGGCGCACCCTCGAGGCCGGCTTCACCACCATCCGCAACGTCGGTGCGGGCAACTACATCGACTTCGCGCTGCGCAACGCCATCAACGCCGGCAAGATCCCCGGCCCGCGCATGCTGGCCAGCGGCCCGGCGCTCAGCGCCACCGGCGGCCACGGCGACCTCAACGGCATGTCCCCCTACGTCCATTTCCAAGGCGACATCGACGGCGTGGCCGACGGGGTCGACGCCATCCGCAAGAAGGTCCGCGAGAACATCAAGTATGGCGCCGATCTGATCAAGATCCTCGCCACCGCCGGCGTGCTCTCCGAGGAGGAGTCGGTCGGCGCGCCGCAATATTCCCTTGAGGAGATGAAGGCCGCGGTCGACGAGGCCGCGATGTGGGGCCGCAAGGTCGCCGCCCACGCCCACGGCACACTGGGCATCAAGATGGCGATCCGCGCCGGCGTCGCCTCCATCGAGCACGCCAGCTTCATCGACGACGAGGGCATCGCCCTCGCCAAGGAACACGGCACCTACCTTGTGCCCGACATCTACAACGACGACTATATCCTGGCCGAATACGGCCGCCTCGGCTACCCGGACAGGATCCTCGCCAAGGAGCGCCTCGTCGGCCGCACCCAGCGCGAGAACTTCACGAAGGCCGTGAAGGCCGGCTGCAAGATCGCCTACGGCACCGACGCGGGCGTCTATCCGCACGGCTGGAACGGCAAGCAGTTCTTCCACATGGTCAAGTGGGGCATGACCCCGATGCAGGCGATCCAGTCCGCCACCGTGAATGCGGCGGACCTGCTCGGCTGGCAAAACAAGGTCGGCCAGCTGGCGCCCGGGTTCTACGCCGATCTCATCGCCGTGTCAGGCGACCCGCTCGCCGATGTCACCGTGCTCGAGCAGGTCGGGTTTGTCATGAAGGGCGGTCAGATCGTGAAGAACAACCTGACCGGCGAACCAGCCGACCGGATGGAGTAA
- the lspA gene encoding signal peptidase II, giving the protein MSGLPKSAEPGKAVVSPSTSAGDDRVFLNHPSHFSRFFAYRRLWLLGIIVFALDQLTKYWINARLPFGSYGPGASVTVFPNFFYLVHVGNTGAAWSMFAGASLWLALLAAGTLVAIFFWRRPLGLRSPSAQAAFGLLCGGIVGNLVDRIVHHHVIDFLDFHFGSYIYPTFNVADIGICLGVFWYVLWSLKQPAVPTS; this is encoded by the coding sequence ATGTCCGGTTTGCCTAAATCCGCGGAACCGGGAAAAGCCGTCGTCTCACCTTCCACGTCTGCGGGCGATGACCGTGTTTTCTTAAATCATCCTTCTCACTTCAGCCGTTTTTTCGCCTACCGTCGGCTCTGGCTGCTGGGGATCATTGTCTTTGCGCTGGACCAGCTGACGAAATACTGGATCAACGCCCGCCTGCCCTTCGGCAGCTACGGTCCCGGCGCCAGCGTCACGGTCTTCCCGAATTTCTTCTACCTGGTCCATGTCGGCAACACGGGCGCGGCCTGGAGCATGTTCGCCGGGGCCAGCCTGTGGCTCGCCCTCCTCGCCGCGGGCACGCTGGTGGCGATCTTCTTCTGGCGCCGGCCGCTCGGCCTCCGCTCGCCCTCCGCGCAGGCCGCCTTCGGGCTGCTCTGCGGCGGCATCGTGGGCAATCTGGTCGACCGGATCGTGCACCATCACGTCATCGACTTCCTCGACTTCCACTTCGGCAGCTATATCTACCCGACGTTCAACGTCGCGGACATCGGGATCTGCCTCGGTGTCTTCTGGTATGTGCTCTGGTCGCTGAAGCAGCCGGCCGTGCCAACCAGCTGA
- the ileS gene encoding isoleucine--tRNA ligase has protein sequence MAQELKDTLLLPKTDFPMRAGLVQREPGRVAHWEKTGLYNQIQQVRAGRPAFVLHDGPPFTNGDVHIGTALNKTLKDIVNRYKSMRGFRTPYVPGWDCHGLPIEQKVSRELKDQNLTPSTAELRAKCDEFSESWIGKQTAQFKRVGVLADWKHEYKTKAPAFEADILRTFAAFVEQGLVYRSKKPVYWSIPFETALAEAEIEYKDHTSIAIWVKFLVPVEEAKKFGLPTDKPLYIVIWTTTPWTIPANLAIALHPEVDYVVADTGADRIIVARALLGQVAAAAKLEPLPAIVQTLPGAKLEKLQARHPFIDRASPVVLADYVTTDSGTGAVHTAPGHGAEDYQTGLKYGLEVYCPVGDDGKYLDDGRVPADLVGLTTLETVEDLAAKKPAPANLGVLKKLDAVGALLAKAKYPHSYPHCWRSKTPIIFRAVDQWFVSLDKAGHRQVALREITKIAEHQGWIPAWGEARIRSAVESRPDWCISRQRSWGVPIIAFYGPDKKPYLDAGVVRAVADKVATKGTNFWYDAKPAEILAGVKLPAGWPAADMLTCGRDTLDVWIDSGSTQAAVLKRGQGGTHWPADLYLEGSDQHRGWFQSSLWNSVIAFGAAPYQAVLTHGFIVDKNRQKISKSSTYQKPQTADAYIAQHGADVIRLWIASQDFRDDIPVDDEILKHVGEAYRLFRNTLRFQLSNLFDFDAAQHAVPVEKMDVLDRWALHQTAVLIDECTKAYDAYEFHRVYQLCNQFCSVTLSATYHDILKDRLYTLGAAHPLRRSSQTAIAAIFDALVKILAPFITFTADEAWSYAKTNQEYSAASIHLQDWPVTPAAWRSSEVESDFAVLFQQRAKVTETLEPLRQAGTIGKSLDAVVALTGAADDAAFKVLEKHRRFLPELFIVSDVSLAAGPGVAPTARHAQEAGHTRCPRCWRWVPKVVHTPHGEVCPRCAEALNS, from the coding sequence ATGGCGCAAGAACTCAAAGACACCCTCCTGCTTCCCAAGACCGATTTCCCCATGCGGGCGGGCCTGGTGCAACGCGAGCCGGGCCGGGTCGCCCACTGGGAGAAGACCGGTCTCTACAACCAGATCCAGCAGGTCCGCGCCGGGCGCCCCGCCTTCGTGTTGCACGACGGCCCGCCGTTCACCAACGGTGACGTCCACATCGGCACCGCGCTCAACAAGACCCTCAAGGACATCGTCAACCGCTACAAGTCCATGCGCGGCTTCCGCACGCCTTATGTGCCGGGCTGGGACTGCCACGGCCTGCCCATCGAGCAGAAGGTCTCGCGCGAGCTGAAGGACCAGAACCTCACCCCTTCCACCGCGGAGCTGCGCGCCAAGTGCGACGAGTTTTCCGAGAGTTGGATCGGCAAGCAGACCGCGCAGTTCAAGCGCGTCGGCGTCCTCGCCGACTGGAAGCACGAATACAAGACCAAGGCGCCGGCCTTCGAGGCCGACATCCTCCGCACCTTCGCCGCGTTCGTCGAGCAGGGCCTCGTCTACCGCAGCAAGAAGCCCGTTTACTGGTCCATCCCTTTCGAGACCGCGCTCGCCGAGGCGGAGATCGAATACAAGGACCACACCTCGATCGCCATCTGGGTAAAGTTCCTCGTGCCCGTGGAGGAGGCGAAGAAGTTCGGCCTGCCGACCGACAAACCGCTTTATATCGTCATCTGGACGACCACCCCGTGGACGATCCCCGCCAACCTCGCGATCGCCCTGCATCCCGAGGTGGACTACGTCGTCGCCGACACCGGCGCCGACCGCATCATCGTCGCCCGGGCGCTGCTCGGCCAGGTCGCCGCGGCCGCCAAGCTTGAGCCCCTGCCCGCCATCGTGCAGACGCTGCCCGGCGCCAAGCTGGAGAAGCTGCAGGCCCGCCATCCCTTCATCGACCGCGCTTCGCCGGTGGTGCTCGCCGATTACGTCACGACCGACAGCGGCACCGGCGCCGTCCACACCGCGCCCGGCCACGGCGCCGAGGATTACCAGACCGGCCTGAAATACGGCCTCGAGGTCTACTGCCCGGTCGGCGACGACGGCAAATACCTGGACGACGGCCGCGTGCCGGCCGATCTCGTCGGCCTGACCACGCTCGAGACCGTCGAGGACCTGGCCGCCAAGAAGCCCGCGCCCGCCAACCTCGGCGTGCTGAAGAAGCTCGACGCCGTCGGCGCGCTGCTGGCCAAGGCCAAGTATCCGCACAGCTACCCGCATTGCTGGCGCTCCAAGACCCCGATCATCTTCCGCGCCGTCGACCAGTGGTTCGTCTCCCTCGACAAGGCCGGCCACCGCCAGGTCGCCCTCCGGGAGATCACCAAGATCGCCGAACATCAGGGCTGGATCCCCGCCTGGGGTGAGGCCCGCATCCGCAGCGCCGTCGAGTCGCGCCCGGACTGGTGTATCAGCCGCCAGCGCTCGTGGGGCGTGCCGATCATCGCCTTTTACGGCCCGGACAAGAAGCCCTACCTCGACGCCGGCGTGGTCCGCGCGGTAGCCGACAAGGTCGCGACCAAGGGCACCAACTTCTGGTATGACGCCAAGCCGGCCGAGATCCTCGCCGGCGTGAAGCTCCCCGCCGGCTGGCCGGCGGCCGACATGCTCACCTGCGGCCGTGATACCCTCGACGTCTGGATCGACTCCGGTTCGACGCAGGCCGCCGTGCTCAAGCGCGGCCAGGGTGGCACGCACTGGCCGGCCGACCTCTACCTCGAGGGCAGCGACCAGCACCGCGGCTGGTTCCAGTCGTCGCTCTGGAACAGCGTCATCGCCTTCGGTGCCGCCCCCTACCAGGCCGTCCTCACCCACGGCTTCATCGTCGACAAGAACCGCCAGAAAATCTCCAAGAGCTCGACCTACCAGAAGCCCCAGACGGCCGACGCCTACATCGCCCAGCACGGCGCCGACGTCATCCGCCTCTGGATCGCCTCGCAGGATTTCCGCGACGACATCCCGGTGGACGACGAGATCCTCAAGCACGTGGGCGAGGCCTACCGCCTTTTCCGCAACACCCTCCGCTTCCAGCTTTCCAACCTGTTCGACTTCGACGCCGCGCAACACGCCGTGCCGGTGGAAAAGATGGACGTCCTCGACCGCTGGGCGCTGCACCAGACCGCCGTCCTCATCGACGAGTGCACGAAGGCCTACGACGCCTACGAGTTCCACCGCGTCTACCAACTCTGCAACCAATTCTGCTCGGTCACGCTGTCAGCCACCTACCATGACATCCTGAAGGACCGCCTCTACACGCTCGGCGCCGCCCACCCGCTCCGCCGCTCGTCGCAGACCGCCATTGCCGCCATCTTCGACGCCCTCGTGAAGATCCTCGCGCCCTTCATCACCTTCACGGCCGACGAGGCCTGGAGCTACGCCAAGACCAACCAGGAATACTCCGCCGCGTCCATCCACCTGCAGGACTGGCCGGTCACACCCGCGGCGTGGCGCAGCAGCGAGGTCGAGTCTGATTTCGCCGTCCTGTTCCAGCAGCGCGCCAAGGTCACCGAGACGCTCGAGCCCCTTCGCCAGGCCGGCACCATTGGCAAGTCGCTGGACGCCGTTGTGGCGCTCACCGGCGCGGCGGACGATGCCGCCTTCAAGGTGCTGGAAAAGCACCGGAGATTTCTACCCGAACTCTTTATCGTCTCCGATGTCAGTCTCGCAGCCGGTCCCGGCGTGGCGCCCACCGCCCGCCACGCTCAGGAAGCCGGCCACACCCGCTGCCCGCGCTGCTGGCGGTGGGTGCCGAAAGTTGTTCACACCCCGCACGGAGAAGTTTGCCCTCGGTGCGCAGAAGCCCTTAACTCCTAA
- the hemF gene encoding oxygen-dependent coproporphyrinogen oxidase, translated as MVPDLNAVSSYLRALQDALCTALAREDGGQFSEDAWTRPEGGGGRSRVLTDGAVFEKAGVGFSHVSGAALPASATAARPEMAGKAFQAMGVSLVIHPRNPYVPTVHMNVRFLQAGAGDQAVWWFGGGFDLTPCYGFEEDAGHWHRTARAACDPHGRELYPKFKQWCDDYFFLKHRGEPRGVGGIFFDDFNAPGFAQSFAFLRSVGDAFLPAYLPIVQKRKATPFGKRERDFQLYRRGRYVEFNLVQDRGTIFGLQSGGRTESILMSLPPLVAWRYDWKPAPGTPEARLYDVFLKPRNWANQA; from the coding sequence ATGGTTCCCGATCTCAACGCCGTCAGCTCCTACCTGCGCGCCCTGCAGGACGCGCTGTGCACGGCACTGGCGCGCGAGGATGGCGGGCAGTTTAGCGAGGATGCCTGGACGCGTCCCGAGGGTGGCGGCGGCCGCTCGCGGGTGCTGACCGACGGCGCCGTATTCGAGAAGGCCGGCGTGGGTTTCTCCCACGTCAGTGGCGCCGCCCTGCCCGCTTCCGCCACGGCGGCGCGCCCCGAAATGGCCGGCAAGGCCTTTCAGGCGATGGGCGTGTCGCTCGTCATCCATCCGCGCAATCCCTACGTGCCAACGGTCCACATGAACGTGCGCTTCCTCCAGGCCGGCGCCGGCGACCAGGCCGTCTGGTGGTTCGGCGGCGGCTTTGACCTGACGCCCTGCTACGGCTTCGAGGAGGACGCCGGGCACTGGCACCGCACCGCCCGCGCCGCGTGCGACCCGCACGGTCGGGAACTCTATCCGAAATTCAAGCAGTGGTGCGACGATTACTTCTTCCTCAAGCACCGCGGCGAGCCGCGCGGCGTCGGCGGCATTTTCTTCGACGATTTCAACGCCCCGGGTTTCGCGCAGTCCTTCGCCTTTCTCCGCAGCGTGGGCGATGCCTTCCTGCCGGCCTACCTGCCGATCGTGCAAAAACGCAAAGCGACGCCCTTCGGCAAACGCGAGCGCGACTTCCAGCTCTACCGGCGGGGCCGCTATGTGGAGTTCAACCTGGTTCAGGACCGCGGCACGATCTTCGGCCTGCAGAGCGGCGGCCGCACCGAGTCCATTCTCATGTCGCTCCCGCCGCTCGTCGCGTGGCGCTACGACTGGAAGCCCGCGCCCGGCACGCCCGAGGCGCGGCTCTACGACGTCTTCCTCAAACCCAGAAACTGGGCAAACCAGGCTTAA
- a CDS encoding YicC/YloC family endoribonuclease, translating to MNSMTGYGRATATLGTQTLTVQVNSVNRRGLDLSLSLPDEWQAFESAVGDAVRKQVQRGKVHVAVEVAGQGAAAAEWDQDALTATLAQLTKFARAKHINFEVTGELLWAIASAQRSGTKLPADDETSALLLKTLGQALRGLGAMRAKEGEALLVDFLGRLEKLHAAVEAIAHRAPQITGVYKEQLLQRLRTAGLALDVNDERVLKEVALFADRADITEEITRLRHHLGQLKELLRGDGEVGRKAEFILQEIGREIHTIGSKANDLAIAQRVIEFKNELERIREQVANVE from the coding sequence ATGAATTCGATGACTGGCTATGGGCGGGCAACCGCCACCCTCGGCACCCAAACCCTGACCGTGCAGGTCAACTCGGTGAACCGCCGCGGGCTCGACCTGTCGCTGTCGCTGCCCGATGAGTGGCAGGCCTTCGAGTCCGCCGTGGGCGACGCCGTGCGCAAGCAGGTCCAGCGCGGCAAGGTGCACGTGGCGGTCGAGGTGGCGGGGCAGGGCGCTGCGGCGGCGGAGTGGGACCAGGATGCCCTGACGGCCACGCTCGCGCAGCTCACGAAGTTCGCCCGGGCCAAGCACATCAATTTCGAGGTGACCGGCGAACTCCTCTGGGCGATCGCCAGCGCCCAGCGCAGCGGCACCAAGCTGCCGGCGGACGACGAGACGTCGGCCCTGCTGCTCAAGACCCTCGGCCAGGCGCTGCGCGGGCTGGGCGCCATGCGGGCCAAGGAAGGCGAGGCCCTGCTGGTCGATTTCCTCGGCCGGCTGGAAAAACTGCACGCGGCGGTCGAGGCCATCGCCCACCGGGCGCCGCAGATCACGGGCGTCTACAAGGAGCAGCTGCTGCAGCGCCTGCGGACGGCCGGCCTGGCGCTCGACGTGAACGACGAGCGCGTGCTCAAGGAAGTGGCGCTGTTCGCCGACCGGGCGGATATCACCGAGGAGATCACCCGGCTGCGCCACCACCTGGGCCAGCTCAAGGAGCTGTTGCGGGGCGACGGCGAGGTCGGCCGCAAGGCGGAGTTCATCCTGCAGGAGATCGGCCGTGAGATCCACACCATCGGCAGCAAGGCCAATGATCTGGCGATCGCGCAGCGGGTGATCGAGTTCAAGAACGAGCTCGAGCGCATCCGCGAGCAGGTCGCGAACGTGGAATAA
- the hemE gene encoding uroporphyrinogen decarboxylase: MNSRERFLAAVACTPLDRPPVWIMRQAGRYLPEYRDLKAKSSFLEMVKTPELAAEVTLQPLRRFALDAAIIFSDILVLPEALGQGYKFRDEGGIAMDFRLETKAQLDRLNPVGVAARLDYVGQALTRVKAELKGEKALLGFGGSPWTLATYMLEGGSADDFERSKAVFYSDRPLFNALMEKLTAALIEYFQMQIRAGVDAIQIFDSWGGIVAGQDYEAASLRWIRAIITALPKGFPVILYAKGTPSQLTDQAFSGASVLGVDWTVDLGVVRRLVPGNIALQGNLDPVLMNTTPAIVRRETTRLLETMRGSNGHIFNLGHGIMPQAKIECVEALVETVTTWK, encoded by the coding sequence ATGAATTCCCGAGAAAGATTCCTCGCCGCCGTCGCCTGCACCCCGCTCGACCGTCCACCGGTCTGGATCATGCGCCAGGCCGGGCGCTACCTGCCGGAATACCGCGACCTGAAGGCGAAATCCTCCTTCCTCGAGATGGTGAAGACCCCTGAGCTGGCCGCCGAGGTCACGCTGCAGCCGTTGCGGCGCTTCGCCCTCGATGCCGCGATCATCTTCTCGGACATCCTTGTGCTCCCCGAAGCCCTGGGCCAGGGCTACAAGTTCCGCGACGAAGGCGGCATCGCGATGGATTTCCGCCTGGAAACGAAAGCCCAGCTGGACCGCCTCAACCCGGTGGGCGTCGCCGCGCGGCTTGACTATGTCGGCCAGGCGCTGACCCGCGTGAAGGCGGAGCTGAAGGGCGAGAAGGCCCTGCTCGGCTTCGGCGGTTCGCCCTGGACGCTCGCCACGTATATGCTCGAGGGTGGCAGCGCGGACGACTTCGAGCGCAGCAAGGCCGTGTTCTATTCCGACCGGCCGTTGTTCAACGCCCTGATGGAGAAACTCACCGCCGCGCTCATCGAATATTTCCAGATGCAGATCCGCGCCGGCGTCGATGCCATCCAGATCTTCGATTCGTGGGGCGGCATCGTGGCGGGCCAGGATTACGAGGCTGCGTCGCTGCGCTGGATTCGCGCCATCATCACCGCGCTGCCCAAGGGTTTTCCCGTGATCCTCTACGCCAAGGGCACTCCGTCCCAGCTGACCGACCAGGCCTTCAGCGGCGCGAGCGTGCTGGGCGTGGACTGGACCGTCGACCTCGGGGTCGTCCGCCGGCTCGTGCCGGGCAACATCGCGCTGCAGGGCAACCTCGACCCGGTGCTCATGAACACGACCCCGGCGATCGTCCGCCGCGAAACCACCCGTTTGCTGGAAACCATGCGCGGCTCGAACGGTCATATCTTCAACCTGGGGCACGGCATCATGCCGCAAGCGAAGATCGAATGCGTCGAGGCGCTGGTCGAGACCGTGACAACCTGGAAGTAA
- a CDS encoding TraR/DksA C4-type zinc finger protein, giving the protein MATTKKTPAKKPAAKKAPAPKPAKAPAKPVATAKPTAKSAPKAAAPVGKPAPAAKGKAVSAADLKRLLLERKAAPKAIAFSLDEVREIAKKNEKQVESSAKNGKNGKPGAATKPTSLTTDLAKPHKPHHVKTASLADILGFNPARGKKAPAAMVDEAEVPEKFRRYYRLLLELRHHVLVQLGEHTEETLLKSAKDDSGDLSGYGQHMADAGTDTFDRDFALSLVSNEQEALSEIEAAIKRIHAGTYGICETTQKPIAKERLLAVPFTRYSTEAKKEVERHSHRSVERGGLFGDGAEEEGGKISDGGDDE; this is encoded by the coding sequence ATGGCCACGACGAAAAAGACACCCGCGAAGAAGCCCGCCGCCAAGAAAGCCCCGGCCCCCAAACCGGCGAAGGCCCCGGCCAAACCGGTGGCGACCGCAAAGCCCACGGCAAAATCAGCGCCCAAGGCCGCCGCCCCCGTGGGCAAGCCCGCCCCGGCCGCCAAGGGCAAGGCCGTGTCCGCCGCCGACCTCAAGCGCCTGCTCCTCGAGCGCAAGGCCGCCCCCAAGGCCATCGCCTTCAGCCTCGATGAGGTCCGCGAGATCGCGAAGAAGAACGAGAAGCAGGTCGAAAGCTCCGCCAAGAACGGCAAAAACGGCAAGCCCGGCGCCGCCACCAAGCCCACCTCGCTCACCACCGACCTGGCCAAGCCCCACAAGCCGCACCACGTGAAGACCGCCTCGCTGGCGGACATCCTCGGCTTCAACCCCGCCAGGGGCAAGAAGGCGCCGGCCGCGATGGTCGACGAGGCCGAGGTGCCCGAGAAATTCCGCCGTTACTACCGCCTGCTGCTCGAGCTGCGCCACCACGTGCTCGTCCAGCTGGGCGAACACACCGAGGAGACGCTGCTCAAGTCCGCCAAAGACGACTCGGGCGACCTCTCGGGCTACGGCCAGCACATGGCCGACGCCGGCACCGACACCTTTGACCGCGACTTCGCCCTGAGCCTCGTCTCCAACGAGCAGGAGGCCCTCTCCGAGATCGAGGCCGCCATCAAGCGCATCCACGCCGGCACCTACGGCATCTGCGAGACGACCCAGAAGCCCATCGCCAAGGAGCGCCTGCTGGCCGTGCCCTTCACGCGCTACTCCACCGAGGCCAAGAAGGAAGTGGAGCGCCACTCCCATCGCTCCGTCGAGCGCGGCGGCCTGTTCGGCGACGGCGCCGAGGAGGAAGGCGGCAAGATCTCCGACGGCGGCGACGACGAATAA
- the hemG gene encoding protoporphyrinogen oxidase — MAKNSASSIAVVGGGLTGLTAAWRLHQAGHRVTVFEKAPQVGGAIVTTERDGWLVEGGPNSLQETPEVAALIAELGLTDQRALVSPTARKRFIVRDGRPVMVPLSPAGLLTSPLFSLGARLRVLTELLTRPRVRTTDVNLASFVASHFGREIVDYGLNPFVLGVYAGDPEKLSARYAFPNLWQLERSHGSLLRGFRAQAAERRTRGDAAGVVPIISFQHGLQTLPRALAAALPAGTVQTEATVTSLIPGQPWKLIWTRADAVTTVEFDAVVLALPATGLAQLVFSTLGERTLASLDHQPHPPVSSLFLGFRREQVAHPLDGFGALVPAREQRSLLGVLFSSSLFAGRAPDGHVALTVFAGGMRQPETGRLDTATLLARVLPDLRELLGVTGDPVFTHHTFWPKAIPQYNLGHERFLEPLARCEVQHKGLFIGGNARDGISLPDCLKSGAELARKTGEFVTKL; from the coding sequence GTGGCTAAAAACTCTGCCTCTTCCATCGCGGTCGTCGGCGGCGGCCTCACCGGCCTGACCGCCGCGTGGCGGCTGCACCAAGCCGGCCACCGCGTCACCGTCTTCGAGAAGGCCCCGCAGGTCGGGGGCGCCATCGTCACGACGGAGAGGGACGGCTGGCTCGTCGAGGGTGGACCGAATTCGCTGCAGGAAACGCCCGAGGTCGCCGCCCTGATCGCGGAGCTGGGGCTGACGGACCAACGGGCCCTCGTGAGTCCCACCGCCAGGAAGCGTTTCATCGTGCGCGACGGCCGGCCGGTCATGGTGCCGCTCTCCCCCGCCGGCCTGCTGACCTCACCGCTTTTCTCCCTCGGCGCCCGGTTGCGCGTGCTCACCGAGTTGCTCACCCGGCCGCGTGTGCGCACCACCGACGTCAATCTCGCCTCCTTCGTTGCCTCCCATTTCGGCCGCGAAATCGTGGACTACGGCCTGAATCCTTTCGTCTTGGGGGTGTATGCGGGTGATCCCGAGAAGCTCTCCGCCCGCTACGCCTTCCCCAATCTCTGGCAACTCGAGCGCTCCCACGGTTCGCTGCTCCGCGGTTTCCGGGCCCAGGCCGCCGAGCGCCGGACCCGCGGCGACGCGGCGGGCGTCGTGCCGATCATCTCGTTTCAACACGGCCTGCAAACCCTGCCGCGGGCGCTCGCGGCCGCCTTGCCCGCCGGCACCGTGCAGACCGAGGCCACCGTCACCAGCCTCATCCCCGGCCAGCCGTGGAAGCTGATCTGGACCCGCGCCGACGCCGTGACGACCGTCGAATTCGACGCCGTCGTCCTCGCCTTGCCGGCCACGGGTCTTGCCCAGCTGGTTTTCAGCACCTTGGGCGAGCGCACTCTGGCCTCGCTTGACCATCAGCCTCACCCGCCGGTCAGTTCGCTCTTCCTCGGTTTCAGGCGCGAGCAGGTGGCGCATCCGCTCGACGGCTTTGGCGCCCTCGTGCCGGCCCGCGAGCAACGCAGCCTCCTCGGCGTGCTGTTCTCGTCGTCGCTCTTCGCCGGACGGGCGCCAGACGGCCACGTGGCCTTGACGGTGTTTGCCGGCGGCATGCGCCAGCCGGAGACCGGCCGGCTGGACACCGCCACGCTTCTCGCCCGCGTGCTGCCCGACCTGCGCGAGCTGCTCGGCGTGACGGGTGACCCGGTGTTCACGCACCACACGTTCTGGCCCAAGGCCATTCCCCAATACAATCTCGGTCACGAGCGCTTTCTCGAACCGCTCGCCCGCTGCGAGGTCCAGCACAAGGGCCTCTTCATCGGCGGCAACGCCCGCGACGGGATTTCGCTCCCGGATTGCCTCAAATCCGGCGCGGAACTGGCCCGGAAAACGGGCGAATTCGTCACCAAACTGTAG